A window of the Bombina bombina isolate aBomBom1 chromosome 3, aBomBom1.pri, whole genome shotgun sequence genome harbors these coding sequences:
- the LOC128652304 gene encoding component of gems protein 1-like, with product MRLIIEFKTSLIAKLDDEIKDDEVLLTNLDSTESESKEITERRDTLIKRVTKTREDVIQKKMKKLNRELDLKKSIDDNIAQAIDSPDKEEVEIIQHTTDKRPNDGDEDTNGAWIEVNHKKKKRQEDHYKPMNEHYRTQRPQNYSQRRPSNSHYPHRRNFSYNRNYGHTQYEIDQRPYRDYDNHGYHERKPRYHNRRQHDYPYRENEPRYGNNRSNYGQPRPQTYNYRQPYYYQDYRRSPPPPRATYGRDLPPVEQGRDRPTYMGNTRPPTNHREYNHYTYNGYRKQSWREYPPYNQNTSKHVRLLSDQRHHHNLEMGQPKQTPQNQKTKVGHDNGQTSD from the coding sequence ATGAGACTCATTATCGAGTTCAAGACATCCCTGATTGCAAAACTGGATGACGAAATTAAAGATGACGAGGTATTGCTAACCAATTTGGATAGCACAGAATCAGAATCCAAGGAGATAACTGAGAGAAGAGACACACTTATTAAACGGGTAACCAAAACCAGAGAAGATGTTATTcagaagaaaatgaagaaattaaatAGGGAATTAGATCTAAAGAAATCCATAGATGATAACATTGCCCAGGCCATTGACTCCCCAGACAAAGAGGAGGTAGAAATTATACAACATACAACAGACAAGAGGCCAAACGATGGTGATGAGGACACAAATGGAGCTTGGATTGAGGTAAATCACAAGAAAAAGAAGAGACAGGAAGACCACTATAAACCGATGAATGAACACTACAGAACACAGAGGCCACAGAATTATTCGCAAAGGAGGCCGAGTAACAGCCACTACCCTCATAGAAGAAATTTCTCATATAACAGGAATTATGGACACACTCAATATGAGATAGACCAGAGGCCCTACAGAGATTATGACAACCATggatatcatgaaagaaaaccacGATACCACAATAGAAGACAACATGATTACCCCTATCGAGAGAACGAACCACGTTATGGTAACAACAGGTCAAACTACGGACAACCTCGCCCACAGACCTACAATTATAGACAACCATACTATTACCAGGACTACAGAAGATCACCACCCCCACCGAGGGCAACTTATGGAAGGGATCTACCACCAGTGGAGCAAGGTCGAGACCGTCCCACCTATATGGGAAATACTCGCCCCCCCACTAACCACAGAGAATATAATCATTACACATATAATGGTTATAGGAAACAGAGCTGGAGGGAATATCCTCCATACAATCAGAACACATCAAAGCATGTGAGGTTGTTGAGTGACCAACGACATCACCACAATCTGGAGATGGGCCAACCAAAACAGACCCCGCAAAACCAAAAAACCAAGGTGGGGCACGATAACGGCCAAACTAGTGACTAA